The Seriola aureovittata isolate HTS-2021-v1 ecotype China chromosome 3, ASM2101889v1, whole genome shotgun sequence genome includes a region encoding these proteins:
- the dgke gene encoding diacylglycerol kinase epsilon — MYKEGDEVQDDCGSREEWTLLFWTSLAVIVPVIITLWCSAQRSKRKTHMKDFFRKSKHGWHYTDLFNKPTYCCVCSQHILQGAFCDCCSVCADEQCLRRADRSLPCKEIMAPCSPDGAMEHRWVRGNVPLASYCAVCKQQCGTQPKLCDFRCVWCQTTVHDDCMDSLEDADQCDLGEFHSLIIPPHYLYRVNKLRRRHPDEYSKLASSCGSGWTPMLVLANTRSGNNMGEALLGEFRTLLNPVQVFDLSELSPSKALQLCTLLPPGSVRVVVCGGDGTVGWVLDAIDTMKLKGQDQFIPRVTILPLGTGNDLSNTLGWGAGYAGEIPVEQVLRNILDAEVVKMDRWKVQVASKGLYFRKPKVLSMNNYFSVGPDALMALNFHTHREKTPSFFSSRIINKAVYFLYGTKDCLVQECKDLDKRIELELDGERVALPSLEGIIVCNIGYWGGGCRLWEGMGDEPCPPTRLDDGLLEVVGVFGSFHCAQIQVKLANPVRLGQAHTVRLVLKSSKMPMQVDGEPWAQGPCTITITHKTQALMLYHSTEQTDDDDDESSASETESPTPHDSPRPPGPASACA, encoded by the exons ATGTACAAGGAGGGGGACGAGGTGCAGGACGACTGCGGCTCCCGGGAGGAGTGGACGCTGCTGTTCTGGACCTCTCTGGCCGTCATCGTCCCGGTCATCATCACGCTGTGGTGCAGCGCGCAGCGCTCCAAGCGGAAAACGCACATGAAGGATTTCTTTCGCAAAAGCAAACACGGCTGGCACTACACAGACCTCTTCAACAAGCCGACCTACTGCTGCGTCTGTTCGCAGCACATCCTGCAAGGGGCTTTCTGCGACTGCTGCAGCGTGTGCGCCGACGAGCAGTGCCTGCGCCGGGCCGACCGGAGCCTACCCTGCAAGGAGATCATGGCCCCCTGCAGCCCCGATGGAGCCATGGAGCACCGCTGGGTCCGCGGAAACGTCCCCCTCGCTAGTTACTGTGCAGTGTGCAAACAGCAGTGTGGAACCCAGCCGAAGCTCTGCGACTTCAG gtgtgtgtggtgtcagaCCACAGTGCACGACGACTGCATGGACAGCCTTGAGGACGCAGACCAGTGTGACCTGGGCGAGTTCCACAGCCTCATCATCCCTCCTCACTACCTCTACCGTGTCAACAAACTCCGCCGCAGGCACCCGGACGAGTACAGCAAG CTGGCGTCTTCCTGCGGCAGTGGCTGGACTCCAATGTTGGTCTTGGCTAACACACGCAGTGGCAACAACATGGGGGAGGCTCTGCTTGGAGAATTTCGCACCCTCCTCAACCCAGTGCAG gtGTTTGACCTGTCTGAGCTGAGCCCCTCCAAAGCCCTCCAGCTGTGCACCCTGCTCCCCCCCGGCAGTGTGCGGGTGGTGGTGTGTGGAGGTGACGGCACGGTTGGCTGGGTTCTGGATGCTATCGATACTATGAAGCTAAAG GGCCAAGACCAGTTTATTCCGAGGGTGACCATCCTGCCCCTGGGGACAGGAAATGACCTTTCCAACACTTTGGGCTGGGGTGCAGGTTATGCTGGAGAGATCCCTGTGGAACAGGTTCTCCGTAACATCCTCGATGCCGAGGTGGTCAAAATGGACAG atggaaAGTGCAGGTGGCTTCAAAAGGCCTCTACTTTCGTAAACCAAAG GTTCTGTCCATGAACAACTACTTCTCTGTGGGACCAGACGCTCTGATGGCGCTGAACTTCCACACACACCGTGAGAAAACACCCTCCTTCTTCTCCAGCCGCATCATCAACAAG GCTGTATATTTCCTGTACGGCACTAAAGACTGTTTAGTGCAGGAATGTAAGGATCTGGATAAGAGGATTGAG TTGGAGTTGGATGGGGAGAGGGTGGCCCTCCCCAGTCTGGAGGGCATCATAGTTTGTAACATTGGCTACTGGGGTGGAGGCTGCAGACTCTGGGAGGGTATGGGGGATGAACCCTGCCCCCCCACACG ACTGGACGACGGCCTGCTGGAGGTGGTGGGTGTGTTTGGCTCCTTCCACTGTGCACAGATCCAGGTCAAGCTGGCCAACCCTGTACGACTGGGACAGGCCCACACTGTCAGG CTGGTTCTCAAGAGCTCCAAGATGCCCATGCAGGTGGACGGTGAGCCGTGGGCGCAGGGCCCCtgcaccatcaccatcacccaTAAGACCCAGGCCCTCATGCTGTATCACAGCACAGAGCAGAcggacgacgacgacgacgaatCCAGCGCCTCTGAGACAGAGAGCCCCACCCCTCATGACTCGCCCAGGCCCCCAGGGCCGGCCTCCGCCTGTGCATGA
- the c3h17orf67 gene encoding uncharacterized protein C17orf67 homolog yields the protein MKKLVVFLLCLVLLTVYTDAGPIIKESFAKQLLRSKRQERPMKAGYPDEPMREHLLHMQALDQRAQETNLEHWLNPHCYPRCDRNYGYPV from the exons ATGAAGAAGCTGGTGGTGTTTTTGCTCTGCCTGGTCCTGCTGACTGTTTACACAG atGCAGGCCCTATCATCAAGGAGAGCTTTGCTAAGCAGCTTCTCCGCAGCAAGAGGCAGGAGCGGCCAATGAAGGCCGGCTACCCTGATGAGCCAATGAGG GAGCATCTGCTCCACATGCAGGCTCTGGATCAGAGGGCCCAGGAGACCAACCTGGAGCACTGGTTGAACCCTCACTGCTACCCTCGCTGTGACAGGAACTATGGATACCCTGTGTGA
- the LOC130166720 gene encoding E3 ubiquitin/ISG15 ligase TRIM25-like: protein MADVAETTLSLMSLEDELTCSICLSTFDCPVTIPCGHNFCQDCLLATWEETQRCPQCRTHIPSKPELKKNTVLSAVVETFNLSSNKTEDSLIKEEKEAEEKEDVIRCDTCMEAEASQTCFTCMASFCEEHLRPHRENPKFAVHQLSDVVGDLSERICPEHNKLMELFCSQHDRPICSLCLQHVHKGCSFISPEEQRNLKESELRDKLSLLDGKIEKTDTVTFQMNDMRSKLTDGAAKRKAALAAAYQQMRDMLAQEERESQNEVDRELETGQAKLQDLMKKFTDNAVQMRKAREDINGLLSQSQTPSFLQASFDLPWVVKFEPYIPRISLDSKKVTATQAFAVALKEHLTETLKQPVEARLPMIKPELNSGIYASGDKPAPVSGPASYGRTGSQPEYEPSEPPEQRRPPRSHSPGCPPIQPYFQPVPVPMFNYMGSQPGWNQSQYSHGMAPNFNRAPPFKTGQKTHKKSDTSHQPPHGKKSDSSHQPAHKQDKKKPGTPGGNKPGATGPARKDNPKGHPPSQKPAGHHPRPKKN from the exons ATGGCCGACGTGGCGGAGACTACGTTATCTCTGATGAGTCTGGAGGATGAGCTGACCTGCAGCATCTGTCTGAGCACCTTTGACTGTCCGGTGACCATCCCCTGCGGACACAACTTCTGCCAGGACTGTCTGCTCGCCACCTGGGAGGAGACCCAAAGATGTCCTCAGTGTCGGACACACATCCCCAGCAAGCCggagctgaagaaaaacacgGTCCTCAGCGCCGTCGTAGAGACTTTCAACTTGAGCTCGAACAAGACCGAAGACAGCCTGattaaagaggagaaagaagccGAGGAAAAGGAGGATGTCATACGGTGTGATACATGTATGGAAGCAGAGGCGTCCCAGACGTGCTTCACCTGCATGGCCTCTTTCTGCGAGGAGCACCTTCGTCCTCACCGGGAAAACCCAAAGTTTGCTGTCCACCAGCTGAGCGATGTCGTCGGTGACCTGTCGGAGCGCATCTGCCCGGAACACAACAAGCTGATGGAGCTCTTCTGCAGCCAGCATGACCGTCCAATCTGCAGCCTCTGCCTTCAACATGTGCACAAAGGCTGCTCCTTCATCTCCcctgaggagcagaggaacCTGAaagag TCCGAACTCAGAGACAAGTTGAGTTTACTGGACGGGAAGATTGAGAAGACTGACActgttacatttcaaatgaatgacatGCGGAGCAAGCTGACG GATGGAGCAGCCAAAAGAAAGGCAGCACTGGCGGCTGCGTATCAGCAGATGCGGGACATGTTGGCCCAAGAGGAGCGGGAGTCCCAAAATGAGGTGGACCGTGAGCTGGAAACTGGTCAGGCAAAACTTCAGGACCTCATGAAGAAGTTTACTGACAATGCTGTACAGATGAGAAAGGCCAGAGAAGATATCAACGGTCTGCTGAGTCAGTCCCAGACGCCATCCTTTCTACAG GCTTCATTCGACTTGCCCTGGGTTGTAAAGTTTGAGCCTTACATTCCCCGAATCAGCCTGGACTCCAAGAAGGTGACAGCGACACAGGCCTTTGCTGTTGCACTGAAGGAGCATCTGACAGAGACCCTTAAACAGCCCGTTGAGGCCAGGCTGCCAATGATTAAACCCG AACTGAACAGTGGCATCTACGCATCTG GTGATAAACCAGCTCCAGTCTCTGGACCTGCAAGTTATGGAAGAACTGGATCTCAGCCAGAATATG AACCATCAGAGCCTCCAGAGCAGCGAAGACCACCCAGGTCCCACAGTCCAGGTTGTCCACCCATTCAGCCATACTTCCAGCCGGTTCCTGTACCTATGTTTAACTATATGGGCTCACAGCCAGGCTGGAATCAATCCCAGTATTCACATGGCATGGCACCCAATTTTAATAGGGCTCCTCCCTTTAAGACTGGACAGAAGACAC ACAAGAAAAGTGACACCAGTCACCAGCCGCCCCACG gcaaaaaaagtgacagcAGTCACCAGCCGGCCCACA AGCAAGATAAAAAGAAACCCGGTACTCCAGGTGGAAATAAACCAGGGGCAACAGGACCTGCCAGGAAAGATAATCCCAAAGGTCATCCTCCTTCACAGAAACCAGCCGGACACCATCCACGGCCCAAGAAAAATTAG